One Dietzia sp. JS16-p6b genomic window carries:
- a CDS encoding acetyl-CoA C-acetyltransferase codes for MTTSPRKVAIVGGNRIPFARSNGKYADASNQDMLTAAIDGLASRYNLQGKRVGMVAAGAVLKHARDFNLTRESVIGSVLDSSSPAYDVQQACGTGLASAIQVADAIAVGRIDAGIAGGTDTTSDAPLAVNDDLRKILIKVASAKSTMDRVKLLGDIRPQSLVPEQPQNAEPRTGLSMGEHAAITARELGVSREDQDALAAASHRNLAASYDSGFQDDLVTPFLGVPRDDNMRPDSSEEKLAKLKPVFGKRDAEAHGTEATMTAGNSTPLTDGASAVLLASEAWAEENKLPVRAYLVDSETAAVDFIHGHDGRTPDGLLMAPTYAVPRLLARNDLTLQDFDYYEIHEAFASQVLATLAAWESEEYCTERLGLDSALGSIDRSKLNVHGSSLAAGHPFAATGARILAATAKLLEEKGSGRALISVCAAGGQGVTAIVER; via the coding sequence GTGACCACCAGCCCCCGCAAGGTCGCCATCGTCGGCGGCAACCGAATCCCCTTCGCCCGATCGAACGGCAAGTACGCGGACGCCTCGAACCAGGACATGCTCACCGCGGCGATCGACGGCCTCGCGAGCCGCTACAACCTCCAGGGCAAGCGTGTCGGGATGGTCGCCGCGGGGGCCGTCCTCAAGCACGCCCGTGACTTCAACCTCACCCGTGAGTCGGTCATCGGTTCGGTGCTCGACTCGTCCAGCCCGGCCTACGACGTGCAGCAGGCGTGCGGCACCGGCCTGGCCTCGGCCATCCAGGTGGCCGACGCGATCGCCGTCGGGCGCATCGACGCCGGAATCGCGGGCGGCACCGACACCACCTCCGACGCCCCGCTGGCCGTCAACGACGACCTGCGCAAGATCCTCATCAAGGTCGCCTCGGCCAAGAGCACGATGGACCGGGTCAAGCTCCTCGGCGACATCCGTCCGCAGTCGCTGGTCCCCGAGCAGCCGCAGAACGCCGAGCCCCGCACCGGACTGTCGATGGGCGAGCACGCGGCCATCACCGCGCGGGAGCTCGGGGTGTCCCGCGAGGACCAGGACGCACTCGCCGCGGCGAGCCACCGCAACCTCGCCGCCTCCTACGACTCCGGCTTCCAGGACGATCTGGTCACCCCGTTCCTCGGCGTGCCGCGTGACGACAACATGCGTCCCGACTCGTCCGAGGAGAAGCTCGCGAAGCTCAAGCCGGTGTTCGGCAAGCGTGACGCCGAGGCCCACGGCACCGAGGCCACCATGACGGCCGGCAACTCCACGCCGCTCACCGACGGCGCCTCGGCGGTCCTGCTGGCGAGCGAGGCCTGGGCGGAGGAGAACAAGCTCCCGGTCCGTGCCTACCTGGTGGACTCCGAGACCGCGGCGGTCGACTTCATCCACGGTCACGACGGCCGCACCCCGGACGGTCTGCTCATGGCCCCGACCTACGCCGTGCCGCGTCTGCTCGCGCGTAACGACCTGACCCTGCAGGACTTCGACTACTACGAGATCCACGAGGCCTTCGCCTCGCAGGTCCTGGCCACGCTCGCGGCCTGGGAGTCCGAGGAGTACTGCACCGAGCGCCTGGGGCTGGACTCGGCGCTCGGGTCGATCGATCGCAGCAAGCTCAACGTCCACGGCTCGTCGCTGGCGGCCGGGCACCCGTTCGCGGCGACCGGAGCCCGCATCCTGGCCGCCACCGCCAAGCTGCTGGAGGAGAAGGGCTCGGGCCGCGCGCTCATCTCCGTCTGCGCCGCCGGCGGTCAGGGCGTCACGGCGATCGTCGAACGCTGA
- a CDS encoding 3-oxoacyl-ACP reductase — protein MAQGNLDLYSQFVTSAPGSFIAGKVGLPQPEQLRRYEAGQPALHGPVLVGGEGRLVEPVRAILESDYELAGADAEGKFAGLVFDATGVRRAEDLKALFDFFNPVVRRVAASGRVVVLGTPPEETGSVEERIAQRALEGFTRSLGKEMKRGTTVQLVYVSADADTGASGLESTLRFILSGKSAYVDAQVFRVGAGAATAPASWDRPLEGKVAVVTGAARGIGAEIASVLSRDGAHVICCDVPAAGESLSATANKVGGTSLPLDVTAADAAEVLAKHVQERHEGVIDILVHNAGITRDKTLAGMDAARWDAVMAVNLIAPERITAELAEKGVLTEGGRVVGVSSMAGIAGNRGQTNYAASKAGVIGFVNGASAELASKKITVNAVAPGFIETQMTAAIPFATREAGRRMNSMQQGGLPVDVAETIAYFASPASSAVTDNVIRVCGQSLLGA, from the coding sequence ATGGCACAGGGCAACCTCGACCTCTACTCGCAGTTCGTGACCTCGGCCCCCGGGTCGTTCATCGCCGGCAAGGTCGGCCTCCCGCAGCCCGAGCAGCTCCGCCGTTACGAGGCCGGGCAGCCGGCCCTCCACGGCCCGGTCCTCGTCGGGGGCGAGGGCCGCCTCGTCGAACCGGTCCGCGCAATCCTCGAATCGGACTACGAGCTCGCCGGAGCGGACGCCGAGGGCAAGTTCGCGGGCCTGGTCTTCGACGCGACCGGCGTCCGCCGCGCCGAGGACCTCAAGGCCCTGTTCGACTTCTTCAACCCTGTCGTCCGCCGCGTCGCCGCCTCCGGCCGCGTCGTCGTTCTGGGGACCCCTCCGGAGGAGACGGGCTCGGTGGAGGAGCGCATCGCCCAGCGCGCGCTCGAGGGCTTCACCCGCTCGCTCGGCAAGGAGATGAAGCGCGGCACCACGGTCCAGCTCGTCTACGTCTCCGCCGACGCCGACACCGGCGCGTCGGGCCTCGAGTCCACTCTGCGCTTCATCCTCTCGGGCAAGTCCGCCTACGTGGACGCTCAGGTGTTCCGCGTGGGTGCCGGCGCGGCGACCGCCCCCGCCTCCTGGGACCGCCCCCTCGAGGGCAAGGTCGCCGTGGTCACCGGTGCGGCCCGGGGCATCGGCGCGGAGATCGCCTCCGTACTCTCCCGCGACGGCGCCCACGTGATCTGCTGCGACGTCCCGGCGGCCGGTGAGTCGCTCTCCGCCACCGCCAACAAGGTGGGGGGCACCTCGCTGCCGCTCGACGTGACCGCCGCCGACGCCGCCGAGGTCCTGGCCAAGCACGTCCAGGAGCGCCACGAGGGCGTCATCGACATCCTCGTCCACAACGCCGGCATCACCCGGGACAAGACCCTGGCCGGCATGGACGCCGCCCGCTGGGACGCGGTCATGGCCGTCAACCTCATCGCCCCGGAGCGGATCACCGCCGAGCTCGCGGAGAAGGGCGTGCTCACCGAGGGCGGGCGCGTGGTCGGCGTCTCCTCCATGGCCGGCATCGCCGGAAACCGCGGCCAGACCAACTACGCCGCCTCGAAGGCCGGTGTGATCGGATTCGTCAACGGCGCCTCCGCCGAGCTGGCGTCCAAGAAGATCACGGTGAACGCCGTGGCCCCCGGGTTCATCGAGACCCAGATGACCGCCGCCATCCCCTTCGCCACCCGCGAGGCCGGCCGCCGGATGAACTCCATGCAGCAGGGCGGCCTGCCGGTCGACGTGGCCGAGACCATCGCCTACTTCGCCAGCCCCGCCTCCTCCGCGGTCACCGACAACGTGATCCGCGTGTGTGGCCAGTCCCTCCTGGGCGCGTGA
- a CDS encoding MaoC/PaaZ C-terminal domain-containing protein codes for MEYTRLPAIPNLLAQYGKAAVGSAPVVGGKRDGKSMPEKGVEVEGVRVDTANLAAYTRVCDLRFGDALPLTYPFTLAFPLSMQLMLDPAYPVPAMGSVHLTNEIESHRPLRVGDELSIRARAENLREHPAGLLLDIVTEIRTGDHDEPAWVQRSGLLSKRRTSLTPPKDAPRPPKPEPPTAAEIGDPTVVRSVSESLIAEYASVSGDRNPIHVSKVGAKAFGFPNVIAHGMWTAATLLGVVEGAIPERARYSVEFGKPVILPAKLGIYARRGAGADDPAWSLRVRNPRKLGTVHATATIEEL; via the coding sequence GTGGAGTACACCCGCCTGCCCGCCATCCCCAACCTGCTCGCCCAGTACGGCAAGGCCGCCGTCGGCTCGGCCCCCGTCGTGGGCGGCAAGCGCGACGGCAAGTCGATGCCGGAGAAGGGCGTCGAGGTGGAGGGTGTCCGCGTGGACACGGCCAACCTCGCCGCCTACACCCGGGTCTGCGACCTGCGGTTCGGCGACGCACTGCCGCTGACCTACCCCTTCACGCTGGCCTTCCCCCTGAGCATGCAGCTCATGCTGGACCCGGCCTACCCGGTCCCGGCAATGGGCTCGGTGCACCTGACCAACGAGATCGAGTCCCACCGTCCGCTGCGGGTGGGCGACGAGCTGTCGATCCGCGCGCGGGCCGAGAACCTGCGCGAACACCCCGCCGGCCTGCTGCTCGACATCGTGACCGAGATCCGCACCGGCGACCACGATGAGCCGGCCTGGGTGCAGAGGTCCGGGCTGCTCTCCAAGCGCAGGACGTCCCTCACGCCGCCCAAAGACGCGCCGCGGCCGCCGAAGCCCGAGCCGCCCACGGCGGCGGAGATCGGTGATCCCACGGTGGTCAGGTCGGTCTCCGAGTCGCTGATCGCCGAGTACGCGTCGGTGTCCGGGGACCGCAATCCCATCCACGTCTCCAAGGTGGGCGCCAAGGCGTTCGGGTTCCCGAATGTCATCGCGCACGGGATGTGGACGGCGGCGACCCTGCTCGGTGTGGTCGAAGGGGCGATCCCCGAGCGGGCGCGTTACTCGGTCGAGTTCGGCAAGCCCGTGATCCTGCCGGCGAAGCTGGGCATCTACGCCCGGCGCGGTGCCGGTGCCGACGATCCGGCCTGGTCGCTGCGGGTGCGCAACCCGCGCAAGCTCGGAACCGTCCACGCGACGGCCACCATCGAGGAGCTCTGA
- a CDS encoding sorbosone dehydrogenase family protein: MAGVIAAAALTLTLPATAVAQFGSLGGGSVDTGSVPPGVLFPPAVGVGAGEGVEVVAGPAVRATTVMDRLNVPWDVVRTPDGTILTGERGGRVVAQPAGGQRRDVAIDLPGLVRQSESGLMGMAVDAGFAQNREIHVCYSQNAGGTRDNRVTTFRAADNWSALTRVRDVVTGIPLGAQGIHSGCRLQVAADGSIYIGTGDTFNATGPQDPASFAGKILHVNPDGTPATGTSPILTLGHRNVQGLAVQPGTGRVYSAEHGPDVDDEVNLLAPGANYGWDPNVNGQYNQNVPMTDTTRHPDAVGAVWSSGSPTLASADIEFLRGSAWGEWEGALAMANLKTQKLVLLRLSEDGRSVRDAAVLLEGDFGRLRSLTPEPGGSLLVTTSNADNRDLVFRVSPA, translated from the coding sequence GTGGCCGGCGTCATCGCCGCGGCAGCCCTCACCCTCACCCTGCCCGCCACGGCCGTGGCCCAGTTCGGCTCCCTCGGCGGCGGCTCGGTCGACACGGGATCGGTCCCCCCGGGCGTCCTGTTCCCCCCTGCGGTCGGCGTCGGTGCCGGCGAGGGCGTCGAGGTGGTCGCGGGCCCGGCGGTCCGTGCCACGACGGTGATGGACCGGCTCAACGTCCCGTGGGACGTGGTCCGCACCCCGGACGGAACCATCCTCACCGGGGAGCGCGGCGGCCGCGTGGTGGCCCAGCCCGCGGGCGGTCAGCGTCGCGACGTCGCGATCGACCTGCCCGGCCTGGTCCGGCAGTCCGAGAGCGGCCTGATGGGCATGGCCGTGGACGCCGGATTCGCGCAGAACCGCGAGATCCACGTGTGCTACTCCCAGAACGCGGGCGGGACGCGCGACAACCGCGTCACCACCTTCCGGGCCGCCGACAACTGGTCGGCGCTGACCAGGGTCCGCGACGTCGTGACCGGCATCCCACTGGGAGCCCAGGGCATCCACAGCGGGTGCCGTCTGCAGGTCGCCGCCGACGGGTCGATCTACATCGGCACCGGCGACACGTTCAACGCGACCGGCCCCCAGGACCCCGCCTCGTTCGCCGGCAAGATCCTGCACGTCAACCCGGACGGCACCCCGGCCACCGGCACCTCCCCGATCCTCACCCTCGGCCACCGCAACGTCCAGGGCCTGGCCGTCCAGCCCGGCACCGGCCGCGTCTACTCCGCCGAGCACGGCCCGGACGTCGACGACGAGGTGAACCTCCTCGCGCCCGGCGCCAACTACGGCTGGGATCCCAACGTGAACGGCCAGTACAACCAGAACGTCCCGATGACGGACACCACCCGTCACCCGGACGCTGTCGGGGCGGTCTGGTCCTCGGGCAGTCCGACCCTGGCGAGCGCGGACATCGAGTTCCTGCGGGGCTCCGCGTGGGGCGAGTGGGAAGGCGCGCTGGCCATGGCGAACCTCAAGACCCAGAAGCTGGTCCTGCTGCGCCTGTCCGAGGACGGACGGTCGGTCCGCGACGCCGCGGTCCTGCTGGAGGGCGACTTCGGTCGCCTCCGCTCGCTGACGCCGGAGCCCGGCGGCTCGCTGCTGGTCACCACCTCCAACGCGGACAACCGGGACCTGGTCTTCCGCGTGAGCCCGGCATGA
- a CDS encoding fructosamine kinase family protein: MSATRGAGAFVKRGSRHGPDFYRHEAAGLAWLAAAPGGPRVVEVLGVDDDEIALEPVPAGRATAEAARRFGRTLAVMHDAGAAAWGAPADDWAGRCFIGDRPQECRPTRSWGEFYSEQRVRPFVAIAVDMGVLGGADLAVVERACDRIAAGELDHPGDDPARIHGDLWTGNVLWAPAPAASGVGAVESVEAVLIDPAAHGGHRETDLAMLALFGAPYLNEILGGYQERHPLRPGWRQRVPLHQLHPLATHSAGHGAGYAVALADAARRVLEL; the protein is encoded by the coding sequence ATGAGCGCGACACGAGGGGCCGGGGCGTTCGTCAAGAGGGGGTCGCGCCACGGACCCGACTTCTACCGCCACGAGGCCGCCGGCCTGGCCTGGCTCGCCGCGGCGCCCGGCGGGCCCCGGGTGGTGGAGGTCCTGGGGGTCGACGACGACGAGATCGCCCTCGAGCCCGTTCCCGCCGGTCGAGCCACCGCGGAGGCGGCTCGTCGGTTCGGGCGGACACTCGCGGTGATGCACGACGCCGGCGCCGCCGCCTGGGGCGCACCCGCCGACGACTGGGCGGGCCGGTGTTTCATCGGCGACCGCCCCCAGGAGTGCCGCCCCACCCGGTCGTGGGGCGAGTTCTACTCCGAGCAGCGTGTGCGACCGTTCGTCGCGATCGCGGTCGACATGGGGGTGCTGGGCGGAGCCGACCTCGCGGTGGTCGAGCGCGCCTGCGACCGGATCGCGGCCGGGGAGCTGGACCACCCCGGCGACGACCCCGCCCGCATCCACGGCGACCTGTGGACGGGGAACGTGCTGTGGGCGCCCGCTCCCGCGGCGTCCGGGGTCGGCGCGGTCGAGTCCGTGGAGGCCGTGCTCATCGACCCGGCCGCCCACGGCGGGCACCGCGAGACCGACCTGGCCATGCTCGCGCTGTTCGGGGCCCCGTACCTGAACGAGATCCTCGGCGGCTACCAGGAGCGGCACCCGCTGAGGCCGGGGTGGCGCCAGCGGGTGCCGCTGCATCAGCTGCACCCGCTGGCCACTCACTCGGCCGGCCACGGCGCCGGCTACGCGGTCGCGCTGGCCGACGCCGCCCGGCGGGTCCTGGAGCTCTAG
- a CDS encoding MFS transporter — MIATGGPLGPRGGGTGLRGPVAATVLLFVANGAIFGAIVPRLPDLKSALDLGPAGFGLAMACFPAGALVGGLLAPALMRRRSDGAVAVAAMVLTSLAAALLALSPVVGAFAGLLLVFGVCDAVTDVAMNAHGIRVQLRHGRSLINRFHAVWSLGAVLGATGGSFAAGIGASVVVQMSAAGVACALAALAAHPLRLRAAGSSGERRAPQRRVSRDPVPQRQSPQRRLPGGRTLLLLVAFGLLASSAAVVEDFAQTWSALYLREVAVAGAGVAGFGFIAVQGAQLIGRLAGDRLVDGIGAAHVGRTGGMCVVAGAGAALVGSFVLDGPALLTVVLAGFALAGWGIATVIPGAMVGADSVPGLSPGTGLAVLNWVMRLGFLTAPPLVGLIAEHAGMRWTVAPVLVGGVVIVLLAGRLLGRERASRAREVRA; from the coding sequence GTGATCGCGACGGGAGGGCCGCTGGGCCCGCGCGGAGGCGGGACCGGACTGCGCGGGCCGGTGGCCGCCACGGTCCTGCTCTTCGTCGCCAACGGCGCGATCTTCGGGGCCATCGTCCCCCGCCTGCCGGATCTCAAGTCCGCGCTGGACCTGGGGCCGGCCGGTTTCGGTCTGGCGATGGCGTGCTTCCCGGCGGGCGCCCTGGTGGGGGGACTGCTCGCCCCCGCGCTGATGCGTCGGCGTTCGGACGGGGCGGTGGCGGTGGCCGCGATGGTGCTGACCTCGCTCGCCGCCGCGCTGCTCGCGCTCTCCCCGGTCGTGGGGGCGTTCGCGGGTCTGTTGTTGGTGTTCGGGGTGTGCGATGCCGTCACCGACGTGGCCATGAACGCCCACGGCATCCGCGTGCAGCTGCGGCACGGTCGCTCCCTGATCAACCGCTTTCACGCCGTCTGGTCGCTCGGGGCGGTCCTCGGTGCCACCGGGGGGTCGTTCGCCGCCGGCATCGGGGCGTCGGTCGTGGTGCAGATGAGCGCGGCAGGTGTCGCCTGTGCGCTCGCCGCGCTGGCCGCGCACCCCCTGCGACTGCGCGCCGCGGGGTCGTCCGGCGAGCGCCGGGCCCCGCAGCGCAGGGTCTCGCGGGACCCGGTCCCGCAGCGCCAGAGTCCACAGCGCCGGCTCCCGGGCGGCCGGACGCTGCTCCTGCTGGTGGCGTTCGGCCTCCTCGCCTCGTCCGCGGCGGTCGTCGAGGATTTCGCTCAGACGTGGTCGGCCCTCTACCTCCGGGAGGTCGCGGTGGCCGGTGCCGGGGTGGCCGGGTTCGGGTTCATCGCCGTGCAGGGCGCGCAGCTGATCGGGCGGCTCGCCGGGGACCGTCTGGTCGACGGCATCGGCGCCGCGCACGTCGGCCGCACGGGCGGGATGTGTGTGGTGGCGGGCGCGGGCGCGGCGCTGGTCGGCTCGTTCGTCCTCGACGGTCCCGCCCTGCTGACGGTGGTGCTCGCCGGCTTCGCGCTGGCGGGCTGGGGCATCGCCACCGTCATCCCGGGCGCGATGGTGGGGGCCGACTCGGTCCCGGGTCTGTCCCCGGGGACGGGGCTGGCCGTGCTCAACTGGGTCATGCGCCTCGGATTCCTCACGGCACCGCCGCTCGTCGGTCTGATCGCCGAGCACGCCGGGATGCGCTGGACCGTCGCGCCGGTACTCGTCGGAGGGGTGGTGATCGTCCTGTTGGCCGGGCGGCTACTCGGACGCGAGCGGGCCTCGCGGGCCCGGGAGGTGCGCGCATGA
- a CDS encoding SRPBCC domain-containing protein, which produces MYGVTAGIEATDESRHVVCRVPLPVPPQVVWDAVSTGEGISSWFVPCALEPQVGGRIVQFADPGAPDPTTGPEAAAEAMLTATVGEITVFSPPAGGVPGEFAFEEHHWMGEGIPVPPWTTSCEIADDGEGGTVLTLRSGFASGGQLAEESIDGSVSGWAQSLTVLAHRLTHRPGDGVVTVHAATDPVASSVPEVWSRVLGRLVAPAAGTGARSGEVARSGEVGGIVAAESEASAVVILSAPVDGVIELYGFPAGDTPEDATSSAAVAVRVYEYVEAPGGSGDPLGAAAVDGVEPTWDADRWRGWLEGLVSD; this is translated from the coding sequence ATGTACGGGGTGACGGCAGGGATCGAGGCCACGGACGAGAGCCGTCACGTGGTGTGCCGGGTGCCGCTTCCGGTGCCGCCGCAGGTGGTGTGGGACGCGGTCTCCACCGGCGAGGGGATCTCGTCCTGGTTCGTGCCCTGCGCGCTGGAGCCGCAGGTCGGCGGGCGCATCGTGCAGTTCGCCGATCCCGGCGCCCCCGACCCCACGACCGGTCCGGAGGCCGCCGCCGAGGCGATGCTCACCGCGACGGTCGGTGAGATCACGGTCTTCTCGCCCCCCGCCGGTGGTGTGCCGGGGGAGTTCGCCTTCGAGGAACATCACTGGATGGGCGAGGGGATCCCGGTTCCCCCGTGGACGACCTCGTGCGAGATCGCCGACGACGGCGAGGGCGGGACCGTCCTGACACTGCGGTCCGGGTTCGCCTCGGGTGGGCAGCTCGCGGAGGAGTCGATCGACGGCAGCGTGAGCGGGTGGGCCCAGTCCCTCACCGTCCTCGCGCACCGGCTCACCCACCGACCGGGCGACGGCGTGGTGACCGTCCACGCGGCCACCGACCCGGTCGCGTCGTCGGTTCCCGAGGTGTGGTCCCGGGTGCTCGGCCGGCTGGTCGCGCCCGCGGCCGGTACGGGTGCCCGGTCCGGCGAGGTCGCCCGGTCCGGCGAGGTCGGGGGCATCGTCGCGGCGGAGTCCGAGGCCTCCGCGGTGGTCATCCTGTCCGCACCGGTCGACGGTGTGATCGAGCTCTACGGGTTCCCCGCCGGGGACACGCCCGAGGACGCGACGAGCAGCGCCGCCGTCGCCGTCCGCGTGTACGAGTACGTGGAGGCCCCGGGCGGCTCCGGCGACCCGCTGGGCGCCGCCGCGGTCGACGGGGTCGAGCCCACCTGGGACGCCGACCGCTGGCGTGGGTGGCTCGAGGGCCTGGTCTCGGACTGA
- a CDS encoding beta-ketoacyl-ACP synthase III, with protein MADSNDTVTIATSEGASGTTLLGIGAYRPRRVVSNEEICETIDSSSEWIYERSGILNRRVAGPDESIVSMSSEAARKALASSGIDPELIDAVIVCTSTNWTQVPHAAPQVATDLGRNGIAAFDLTAGCAGFGYGLAVATTMIRGGGARYVVVVGVEKMTDGIDFSDRNTAFIFGDGAGAVVVGPSEVNDVSPVIWGSDGAQGSAIRQTKDFKQYVDEVDASAAAAREEAVLQPYLVMDGSKVFRWAAVQVSKVCAQTLEAAGVTAEQIQAFIPHQANGRINSAMAKHLGLPDSVAIANDIEQTGNTSAASIPLAMEAMLRDGEAEPGQIALCIGFGAGLSYAGQVVRLPAKPPVD; from the coding sequence ATGGCGGATTCCAACGACACCGTGACCATCGCGACCAGCGAGGGCGCGTCCGGCACCACTCTCCTGGGCATCGGCGCCTACCGTCCACGTCGCGTGGTGAGCAACGAGGAGATCTGCGAGACGATCGACTCGAGCTCGGAGTGGATCTACGAGCGGTCGGGAATCCTCAACCGTCGTGTCGCGGGACCGGATGAGAGCATCGTCTCCATGTCCAGCGAGGCCGCGAGGAAGGCCCTGGCCTCGTCCGGAATCGATCCCGAGCTCATCGACGCGGTGATCGTGTGCACCTCCACCAACTGGACCCAGGTCCCGCACGCGGCCCCGCAGGTGGCCACCGACCTCGGGCGGAACGGGATCGCCGCGTTCGACCTCACCGCCGGCTGCGCCGGGTTCGGCTACGGCCTCGCCGTGGCCACCACCATGATCCGGGGCGGCGGCGCCCGGTACGTCGTGGTGGTGGGCGTGGAGAAGATGACCGACGGCATCGACTTCTCCGACCGCAACACGGCTTTCATCTTCGGTGACGGCGCCGGCGCAGTGGTGGTGGGCCCCTCGGAGGTCAACGACGTCAGCCCGGTGATCTGGGGGTCCGACGGAGCGCAGGGCAGCGCCATCCGCCAGACCAAGGATTTCAAGCAGTACGTCGACGAGGTCGACGCCTCCGCCGCCGCCGCGCGCGAGGAGGCCGTGCTCCAGCCCTACCTGGTCATGGACGGGTCCAAGGTCTTCCGCTGGGCCGCGGTCCAGGTGTCCAAGGTGTGTGCACAGACGTTGGAGGCGGCGGGGGTGACGGCCGAGCAGATCCAGGCGTTCATCCCCCACCAGGCCAACGGCCGCATCAACTCGGCCATGGCCAAGCACCTCGGGCTGCCGGACTCGGTGGCGATCGCCAACGACATCGAGCAGACCGGTAACACCTCGGCCGCCTCCATCCCGTTGGCCATGGAGGCCATGCTCCGCGACGGAGAGGCCGAGCCGGGTCAGATCGCGTTGTGCATCGGCTTCGGGGCGGGACTGTCCTACGCGGGGCAGGTCGTGCGGCTGCCCGCCAAGCCGCCCGTCGACTGA
- a CDS encoding SGNH/GDSL hydrolase family protein, with product MHTSRLRRSAGPAFAGAVVACASALLASLVSPAVAASTPAIPVAPPPTGSTIEQAGGSAQTLGHNVAGQLSGAGLGPSVYAGTGGGPARYVALGDSYAAVGRVAPGSWGAGPVACVRTDDAYPAVVARELGVGTFINASCGGATADDLWEPARHGAPPQLDALDAQTDLVTLTIGGNDVGFAAVIVACALRPNTAPELLPVVDSITSGLAEGFDATAGCSDVIDRQATRALEELDTRMDSVYAEIARRSPAARVVTVGYLSAVPDDQTLLSSPDCAPFIEISDAERDKVRGFQQGINRVVRDAALRNGATVVIPDEPGHSMCTSPDTRWVDFTGLQTASVPVHPTSAGHAHVAGRVVSALSG from the coding sequence ATGCACACCTCACGCCTCCGTCGCAGCGCGGGGCCGGCGTTCGCCGGCGCCGTGGTGGCCTGCGCCTCCGCCCTCCTGGCGTCTCTCGTCTCCCCTGCCGTGGCCGCGTCGACGCCGGCGATTCCCGTCGCGCCGCCGCCCACCGGCTCCACGATCGAGCAGGCCGGCGGATCAGCCCAGACGCTGGGCCACAACGTCGCGGGTCAGCTCAGCGGCGCCGGCCTCGGCCCGTCCGTCTATGCCGGGACCGGCGGGGGTCCGGCGCGCTACGTGGCGCTGGGTGACTCGTATGCCGCGGTCGGCAGGGTTGCGCCGGGGTCCTGGGGCGCCGGCCCCGTGGCGTGCGTGCGCACCGACGACGCCTACCCCGCGGTCGTGGCCCGCGAGCTCGGTGTGGGGACGTTCATCAACGCCAGCTGCGGCGGGGCCACCGCGGACGACCTCTGGGAGCCGGCGCGTCACGGGGCGCCGCCCCAGCTCGACGCCCTGGACGCGCAGACCGACCTGGTCACCCTGACCATCGGCGGCAACGACGTGGGGTTCGCCGCGGTGATCGTGGCCTGTGCCCTCCGACCCAACACCGCCCCCGAACTCCTGCCCGTGGTGGACTCGATCACCTCGGGGCTCGCCGAGGGATTCGACGCCACCGCCGGGTGCTCCGATGTGATCGACCGCCAGGCCACCCGCGCCCTCGAGGAGCTCGACACGCGGATGGACTCGGTGTACGCCGAGATCGCCCGGCGCTCACCCGCCGCCCGCGTGGTAACCGTGGGGTACCTCTCCGCGGTCCCGGACGACCAGACCCTGCTCTCCTCCCCCGACTGCGCCCCGTTCATCGAGATCTCCGACGCCGAACGGGACAAGGTCCGCGGGTTTCAGCAGGGCATCAACCGGGTGGTTCGCGACGCGGCCCTGCGGAACGGCGCGACTGTCGTGATCCCCGACGAGCCCGGTCACTCGATGTGCACGTCCCCGGACACCCGCTGGGTCGACTTCACCGGCCTGCAGACCGCGTCCGTGCCCGTCCATCCCACGTCCGCCGGGCACGCACACGTGGCCGGTCGCGTGGTGTCCGCGCTCTCGGGGTAG